TGAGGCTGAACATTTAGCCAATCAAGGTGTTAAGGAACTAATCTTAATTGGTCAGGATACAACTTCATATGGACTCGATATTTCGGGAAAAAGAGAGATTGCGAAGCTTTTGCAATCTCTTTGTATGATAAATGGCATTGATTGGATAAGACTGATGTATGCTTATCCGACCCAATTTCCATTGGATGTTTTAGATATAATTGCCAACGAAGAAAAAATTTGTAAATATATCGATTTGCCGGTTCAGCATATTTCCGATGAGATTTTAAAATCGATGAGAAGAGGTATTTCAAAACGAAAAACTTACGAGCTGCTTGAAACAATTAAAAATAAAATTCCTAATCTTGCACTAAGAACAACATTAATTACGGGTTATCCGACTGAATCTGAAAAATGTTTTAATGAGTTGGTCGAATTTATTAATCAAATTAGATTTGATAGACTCGGGGTATTCACCTATTCAAGGGAAGAAGATACTACAGCATTTGAACTTGGAGATCCGATACCAGATTCAACCAAGAGAGAAAGAAGAGATCTTATTATGGAGCTTCAAAGAGATATTTCACTGTCAAAAAATCGTCTATTGGAAAATAGTATTGTGAATGTCATTGTGGATGAAAAAATCAATTCAGATATTATCGCGAGAACTGAAAAAGATGCTCCGGAAATTGATAATGAAGTAATTATTACGAGCAGTGATAATAATATAGATATCGGTGAGTTTTACAGTGTTGAAGTCACCGATTCAACCGAATATGAATTATATGGTGAAATAGTAAAATGAAAAAAGTGTTAGTGTATTTATTATTTTTTATCGTACCTGCAATTTCTTTGTCACAAGTGGAAAATGTTTCGAGACTTGCAGTTCGAACCGTTAATCCATTTTTCTATTATAACGCATTAAATTTTATTGATGAAGATTCTTCGTTAACACGTATTGATCTGTATATCCAAGTTCCGTATACACAATTAACATTTATAAAAGATGGTAATTCATTCCAATCAATTTACGAAATAAGTGCTGGCATTTACGATCAAAACGACAAGATCATTACAGAAAAAATTTGGAGTGAGAGGATAACACTCGCGTCTTATTCCGAGTCAATTTCACGCGGCGGGAGTAATATCAGCTTGAGATCATTCCGACTGCAGCCCGGTACTTACAAAATCAAGATTTACATGGAAGATCGTGAATCAAAGCGAAATGCAACCGCAAATGCAGAATTAAATGTTAGAGATTTTAGGACTTACAGTTTCTCAGTAAGCGATATTCTACTGGTTAAAGATTATTCAGAAATTGCGGGCACAAGAAGAATTATTCCAAATATTACTAACAATATTGTCTTCAGCGATAGCGGCTTTTATATTTTCTGGGAATTTTATAAACAATCAGAGGATTCGCTATATAATGTAAATTGTAAAATCAAGAATCAGGATGGACAGGTGATACTGGATTTTGATACTCCATACAAATTTCTGACAAATAAAAATCCGGTGTTTTTAAAAATTCAAAAACAAGATTTCAAACTCGGCGAATATGTTGTAACCGTCTCGGCAATTTCGAATAATTCGAATGAAGGTCCTTATAATGTTTCCAAAAAAATATTTTCGAGATGGATTGGCGTTCCCAAAAGCGTAGTCGACTTAAACAAAGCAATCGAACAGATGATATACATCACTTCACGGGAGAATATTGAAAATATGTTGAGTATTAAAGAGGAGCCAGAAAGATTTAACATATTCATGGATTTTTGGAAATCAAAAGATCCTACTCCTTCTACTGCTGATAATGAATTGATGGATGAGTACTATGGAAGAATTGATTATTCAACAAAAAATTTTTCTAATTATATGGAAGGATGGAAAACTGACATGGGAATGGTGTTCGTTATTCTGGGCCCGCCGAATAATGTTGACCGTTATCCATTCAATTATGATACCCCAGCACATGAAGTTTGGGAATATTATAATCTAAACAGAAAATTTGTTTTTGTTGATTACAGCGGTTTTGGTGATTATCGCTTGTTGAATCGCGATTATTCAGAATGGTTTAAATACAGATAGAAATTCTTTTCTTGAAGAGGATGTCCGCATATAGATCAGATATAATTGTATTAGGGACAATTGTATTCGACATTTTTGTACCTGAAGTAAGCGCTTTTCCCAAAAAAGGAAGTGCGGTTGCTATGAGTGATTTTCCGACAAGCATTGGTGGGTGCGGAGTTAATTCCGCAATTGTTCTCTCACAGCTTGGAGCAAAAGTTTCACTTATTGGGAGTTCCGGAAAAGATATTTTCGGTAAATATATTTTAGAGGAATTAAGTAAGTGTAATGTCGATTCATCCATGCTGAATGTTGATGAAAAATTTCCAACCTCAACGTCAATTTTGTTCATCGATAAAAAGGGGGAACGAAGTTATTTGCATAGTTCGGGTGCTAATAAAAAAATTATAATTAATGACGATGTACTAGCTGGAATTTCATCTGCAAAAATTTTTCATATCGGCGGTGCTTTGCTTATTCCCGGTTTTGACGGTAAATTAATGTCCAATACTCTTAAATGGGCGAAGAAGAATAAAACTCTAACTTCTGTTGATCTCGGATGGGATACATCTAATAAATGGATGAAAAAATTGAATTCTTCTCTTCCATCCATCGATATTCTAATGCTGAATGATGCTGAGCTAAAAGCTTTAACCAAAAAAAGAAATTTAGAAACCGCAGTGAATTTTCTACATACTCTTGGGCCAAAAGTAATTGTCATCAAGCTTGGGAAAAAAGGTGCTTTCGTTTCAAAAGATCTTTTAAAAGTTCATGTCCCAGCAATTAATGTTAAGGCAATTGATTCGACGGCTGCCGGTGATAGTTTTGCCGCCGGATTTTTATTCTCAATTCTTAAAGGTGGAAATTTAATTGACAGCGTTAAGCTTGGCAACACGCTTGGTGCATTAGCTGTTCAAAAATATGGTTCGCTTTCAACAGGAGTAATTTTTTCTAAAGTTTTGAATTTTGCAAAGCAGAATTATGATTTTAACGGTCTCGCTTAATCCTCTTCTCGAAAAAACTTTTTTTTATGATAAAGTTAATTACAACGATGTAAACAGGGCATCTTCAATTTTGTTGAGTGCGGGGGGAAAAGGAATTAATGTCTCGCGTCAGTTGAATCACCTTAGAGTTGATAATTTGGCAACTGGTTTTCTTGGCGGAGAGAATGGGAAAAGAATAAAAAGTATTCTTCATAAAGAAAACATTAAAAATTCATTCCATCGGATAAAATCAGAGACGAGGGAGGGGATTGTAATAGTTGACAGCAATAATGTACATACATCTTTCTTTGAACCTGATCCCTTTATTTCTAAAATCGAAGTTGATGAGTTTATCGGAAAGACAAAAAAGTCAATACTTAACTCCGAGATGATAATTATTTCTGGAAGTGCTCCAGAAAATCCGAACGGTGAAGATTGCTCAAGAATTTTTGCGGAATTAATTGCATTTGGAAATGAACTCGATAAATTTACGATTGTAGATACTTATGGAAAAAAGTTAAATCAGATCTATTCAAATCCTCCATTGGTAGCTCATGCAAATATTAAGGAAGTGGAGACTTCTTTAGGAATATCCATTTCAAATGAAGATGACATGATCAACTTTCTGAAATCTGATGTGATCGGCGGAATTAAAATTTATTTCTTAACCAATGGTGAGCAGCCATTTTTTGCTGTTAATCAAAAATATATTTATCGAATTGAACCATTGGAAGTCAATACTCTTAATTCAACCGGATCTGGTGATGCGTTTATGGCTGGATTAATTTTTGGGCTTCATCACAATCAACCGTTTGAAGATATATTGAGATTCGCGACCGTCTGCGGCTCGCTTAATGCGTCTATGATGGAAGTTTGTCGAGTACCTCTGGATGAGATAATGAGAGAACTTAATCAGGTTCAGATACAAAAATTGAATTGAGTGTTTTTAACAAGATTTTTTTATTCTATTATGAAAATTAATTTTATTTATTTCATAATATTTATCCTTTTTCTGTGCAGATTTTCTGTGGCGCAAACTTCAAATTATATAATTGAACTTGAGGGATTGGACCAGACTTCACCGCAAGATTATGAGGGGATCACACAATCAAACTTTACGGCTATTGGTGACTCAGCAGTTACAATCATAAAAGAAAAAACCTCTTCAGTTTTAACCTCTTTGGGATTTATTGATCATTCACTTGAAATTACTCTAACCGATACTTCTCAATCGGAAAAGGAGAAAACAATTCGTGTGAAGGTAATCGAGGGTAAAAAATATATTGTTGATGAGATCATCGTCGAAAGCAGCTCTTTAGAGGATGATTCGCATCTAATCAGAGAACTGAACATATTAACAGGAACTCCTCTGAATGACGCTGCTGTAATTGCCGTCAGTGATAAAATATTGGAACACTATTTAAATGAAGGTTTCCTCTTTGCCAGAGTTAAATTAAACGGCTTTGAAAAATTAGAAGAGGACGAAGATGAAGTTCAAGTAAAACTTAATTTTATTATTGTTCCTGAAAGGAAATCTGTAATTGACAAAGTTCTTACAGAAGGAAATGATGCCACAGATGCAGATGTTATTGTACGGGAGATTCGATTAACTGAACGAAGTGTGTTCAATCAATCTCTTTCTGAAAAAATTGTGAGAAGATTGAAACGACTGAACATATTTTCTAGAGTTGGAACTCCAGAATATTTTATCGATCAAAATGATAAAGGGACTCTGAAAATATCTCTTGCAGAAGGGAATACTAATTCTTTTGATGGGATCATCGGATATATCCCCGGAACTAGCGGAAAGGAGAAAGGATATTTCTCGGGTCTGGTTAATATGTCTTTTCGGAATCTGTTTGGAACGATGAGAGCATTTTCGCTTAAATGGCAGCAGGTAAGCCGAAGCTCGCAAGATTTAGAAATTAATTATTTTGAACCGTGGCTGTTTGGTCTGCCGATAAATTTATACCCAAGTTTCTTTCAGCGGAAGCAGGATTCAACATATGTTCAAAGAAATATAGGATTAAAAACCGAGGTGCTCGCATCCGAGTTTCTATCGTTTAGTTTGTCAGTCCATTCGGAAAAAGTTATTCCTTCCGCGGAAAGAACGATTTCCTTGCTTAGCAGAAGTACTTCCCTATCGGTGGGCGGTGGAGTCAAATTTGATACAAGGGATGATGTATTTTTTCCAACTGAAGGATTAGTTTTTCGAACAGACTATTTTTTGATCCGAAAAGAAATTACAAAACAAATAAAATCTTCATCCGCACGAATTGATTTAAGAAAGATCGTGGCGGATTTTGATTATTACCAGCCTACTTTCACTAATCAAATTTTCGCTGTAAGTGTGCATGGAAGAGAATTACGCGGAAATGATTACGACATTAGCGATTTATTTCGGCTCGGTGGAACAAACACACTGCGCGGGTATGAAGAAAATCAGTTCAGCGGTTCGCGGCTGCTTTGGATGAACAATGAATACAGAGTGTTGCTTGCAGAAAAAAATTTTGTTTTTGTTTTTCTTGACGTTGGTTATTATTACAGAAATATCATGAACGATAATCTTTCAAAAGTTAAATTTGGGTATGGACTCGGTGTAGCGGTCGATTCACCTCTTGGGATCTTAAAAGTAAATTATGCTCTCGGCGAGGGAGATTCAATCTCAAAAGGAAAAATTCACTTCGGAATAATTAATGCCTTCTAATTTCATTCTTCGCTTTGCAGTATATCTGAAAATTCTACGTCTGACAAACTTTGTTATTGCATTCGCGAGCATATATTTTGCCGTACTGATTGCGAATGAGGATTTAGCTTTTCAATTAAATACTTTTTTCGCCGCACTTTCTGGTGCAGTCATAGGCGGCGCCGGGATGGTTATTAATGATTACTTCGATTTCGAAATCGATAAATTGAACCGGCCCGAGCGTCCAATTCCTGCTGGATTGATTTCAAAAAATAATGCTCTGAAATATTATATCATCCTTAATGCCATTGCTTTCATAATGCTTTATAAAACCGGCGTGATCGTCTATGTGATTGCATTGTGTTCGATGGTTCTGATTTTTTTCTACAGTTTCAAATTAAAAAGACTTCCGCTTGTTGGAAATTTGTGTGTTGCGTTGATGACTGGGATCGCATTTATTTTTGGCGGTGCTGTTGGAGGAAATATTCAGAACCTGATAATTCCTGCTGTATTTGCTTTCTTAATTAACCTTGCCAGGGAAATTATAAAAGCTACTGAAGACTTAGAGGGGGATAAACAATTTCATTTGCGCACATTTCCAATCGTGTTCGGCGATAAGATCGCGCTGAAACTTGCATTCTCAATTTTAATCCTTTTAATGTTTTTTACTTTGTTACCATATATTTTCAAGATTTATAGCTTAACATACTTTCTTATTATTGTTTTTGGAGTGAATGCAGTTATAATTTATTCAATACTTTCTCTTCAGTCCGATTCTTCAAAAAGCAATTTAAGAAGAATTGGAAATTTGATTAAATACGATATGGCAATTGGTTTGCTAGCGATTTATTTAGGCATTAAATGAGAACCTATCAGCGAATTGAAAAAAAATATTTCAAAGCCGGATACAAATTAATTGCCGGAACCGATGAAGCAGGCAGAGGTCCGCTTGCAGGCCCTGTCGTTGCCGCTGCCGTAGTTTTTCCAAGGAAAGTATGGATCGATGGAATCAACGATTCAAAAAAGCTGAGCTTATCGGAGCGGCTGGATCTTGAATCAAAAATAAAATCAAAAGCATTAGCATACTCTGTTCAGTCAGTTAATCATTCAACTATAAACGAGATAAATATTTTAAACGCTTCTCTATTGGCAATGAAAAAAGCTATCGAGTCTCTTGGTGTTAATCCGGATATAATTTTGGTTGACGGAACAAAACTATTCGATTCGCAAGTAAAGGCCGAAGCAATTATTGATGGAGATAATAAATGCTTTTCAATTGCTGCAGCATCTATTCTCGCCAAAAATCACCGCGATAGATTAATGTTGGAATATGCCGATAAATTTCCAATCTACAATTTTGAAAAGAACAAAGGTTATCCGACAAAGTTTCACATTGAAGCAATTCTGAAATATGGTCCATGCGAAATTCACCGAAAGAAATTTTTAACTAAAATTTATGAACGACGAATCGAACAAGACTCATTCAAATTCTAAATCAGTTGGAAAAACCGGTGAAGATTTAGCAGAGAATATTTTAATTGAAGCTGGTTATAAAATTATTAAAAGAAATTTCAGATTCGGACACGGTGAAATCGATATTGTTGCAATGGACGGGGACTGTTTAGTCTTTGTTGAAGTAAAGTCACGCCGAACACTTGAGTACGGTGAACCTGAATATTCAATCACTCAATCGAAAATTAAACAGCTAAAAAGAATCGCTGAAGCTTATTACTATATAAACAAAATCGAAAGTCAAGAGTGCAGATTCGATGTAATAACAATTCTCGGTGACTTGAAAAACAATCCTAAAATTAATCATATCAAGAACGCTTTTTACTAATTGTAACGGAGAGATCAAATGAACATTGCGATTGTAATGATTGGCTCGTTAATCGTATTGATAGTCGGCTATAGAACTTATGGAAGATTCGTTGCGAAAAAAATCGGTGTTGATCCGGACGTCCCCACACCCGCCGTCACAAAAAATGATGGAATCGACTATGTACCAACAAAACCGCTAATACTATTCGGCCATCATTTTGCTGCGATTGCCGCAGCCGGTCCAATTGTCGGTCCGACTCTCGCAATTCTTTTCGGTTATCTTCCGGCTTGGTTGTGGATAATTGTCGGTGTAATTTTTATCGGTGCTGTTCATGATTTCACTTCTTTGTTTGTAGCGATGCGCGAAGGGGGAAAATCCATTGCGGAAGTTGCGAAGCGAACACTTGGCAAACAAGGATTTCTATTTTATGTTTCTTTTGCAATCATACTTTGTCTTTTGGTGATTGCTGCATTTCTACAGCTTACTGCAGTCGCTCTTACTTCAAGTCTTCCTCCCGATGATGTGAATTTAACTGCTGGTGAATCTGTACTGCATACAATTGAAATTAGTGGAATTTTAAATATTCAGATTGGCGGCGTTGCGTCTGCATCTGTAATTATTATGACAGTTGTTGCTCCATTAATCGGATGGATGATTTACAAAAAACAAATCAATGTAGTAATTGTCAGCATCATTGCATTCACGGTTGCTTTCGCATCTGTAGTAATTGGATTTTATTATCCGGTGACTCTCGATCCAAAAGTTTGGATGATCATTATTTCCGTTTATGTATTTTTTGCATCGTGGATTCCGGTTTGGCTCATTCTTCAGCCGAGAGATTTTGTGAACGCACAAATCTTATATCTCGGTTTGGCATCGATGGTGATTGGAATAATTGCTGCAGGATTTAACGGTGCAGTAATAAACGTTCCGGTATCAAATATTTCCGGCGCAATGGAGATGCCGAATCTTGGATTGATATGGCCATTCCTTTTTGTTACGATTGCGTGCGGTGCAGCTTCGGGTGCGCATGGTTTGATCTGCGGAGGAACTTCATGCAAGCAAATCTCAAGCGAGAAGCATGCAAAAATGATCGGCTACGGCGGAATGCTGCTCGAAGGATTACTCGCTGTTTGTGTAACACTTATTATCGCCGGCGGATTAGATTTTGAAAAATATAAATCGCTTGTTTACCCGGCTGAAAATCCTTTAAGAGGAAATCCACCGCTCGCTTTTGCACTTGGACTTGGGAATATTTTGAACTATGGAATCGGGCTTCCAACTGTCTATGGAACAATTTGGGGAATACTTTTACTCGAAGGATTTCTAATCACAACAATTGATGCACTAGTTCGGCTCACTCGCTATTTGTTTGAAGAATTGTGGAGTACGTTTTTTACAAATCCTCCAAAAATATTAATGAGCAAAGCTTTTAATAGTCTGATCGTAGTCTCTTTCATGGTGCTTTTGGCTTTCACAAATGCATATGCATCAATCTGGCCGGTTTTTGGTTCGGCCAATCAATTACTCGCTGCGTTGACTCTTATAGCTGTAACTGCCTGGCTTGTGCAGAAAGCGAAAAATTATTGGTTCACTGCCATTCCTGCTGGATTCATGGTGATAACAACTTTGTTTTCTCTCGTTATCTTGTTAGAGAGATATATCTCCGCTTCAAATTGGACGTTGACTATCGCTGATACTTTGCTTTTGATACTCGCAATTGGTGTAGTCATTCTTTCATTCAAGTATTTTTATAATATGCGTGTGAAGCTGAGCACCGAAGCAAATAAAAATTAGTTCTTTCTATATTGATTGAAACAAATTGCTTTTTTAACGTAACTTGTAATTGAAGATTTCGTTTTTAATTGAAACTTAGTACATGGACTTTATAGAACTTCAAGTTGCCGACGAGCTTCATAAGCTGGATGATCTCGTTAAGCAGGATGCATATAATGTTAAAACAGTTAAGATTGTCTATAACCCTTTAAAGTACACTCTTCGAGAGCTTAAAGAAGTTCAGCATTTTATTGAAAGGCATTTTAGAGACGTTCCGATAACTTTTGAAGAATCGGAGGAAAACAAAAACATCTCGTTCATTCTTGGGATTGAATGATTTTGAATTTCAATAAAGACAAAATTTTTATAATTTATAAAGCAAATTGAAACAGAACTTTTTGGATAAAATAATAAACAAGCTGACCTCTCAAGTCTTTGAGTTTTTTGAGATCATTGGCGGAGTAACTACTTTTTCAGTCAAGTTTTTTGCAAGCGTCTTCCGTCCTCCGTATGAAATTACTGAAGTTCGTAAACACATGGATGAGCTCGGAGTGAAAACCCTTGCATTAGTCAGCGTCACTGGATTGATCATTGGATTAGTTTTAGGTATGCAGTCACAGCCGGTTATGGCAAGATTTGGTGCGGAGATGTTCCTTCCAGGAATGATTGCTCTTTCAGTTGTTCGCGAATTAGGTCCAGTGATCACAGCACTAATTTTTGCTGGAAGAGTTGGCTCCGGAATAGGTGCTGAGCTTGGCTCAATGCGTGTTACAGAACAAATCGATGCAATGGAAGTTTCTGCAATCGATCCATTTAAGTATTTAGTTGTAACTCGTGTTCTTGCCTGCACTTTGATGCTTCCGCTTCTGACTGTGTATGTAGATTTTATTGCAATACTTGGCGGATACATTTCAGTGATCATCACACAGAATTTAACATTTGCACTCTATGCTGATCTCGTGATTCGAACATTAAAATTCTCAGATATACTCCCGGGAATAACGAAAACTTTCGCTTTCGGATTTATAGTTGGGATTGTTGGATCATATCTCGGTTATTATGCAAAAAAGGGGACTGAAGGAGTCGGTAAAGCAAGTACAACCGCTGTGGTTATTTCTTCACTACTGATACTTTTGGTTGATGTAATTATGGTACGAATCACATTATTTCTTTTTCCGGAATGATAAAAGTTTCAAAACTAAATATCAGCTTTGGTGATAATATTATTCTTGATGATATTGACTTCGAGGTTCCGAATGGTTCAACAGTTGTTGTACTTGGAAGAAGCGGGATTGGGAAAAGCGTTTTACTGAAGTGTCTCGTGAAATTAATTCAACCCGATTCCGGATTTATTGAGATTGACGGTAAGGCAGTTTTGAATTTGAAAACAAGAGAGCTGAACGAACTCAGAAAAGAAATCGGATTTCTATTTCAGAGCGCTGCACTTTATGATTCGATGAGTGTAGAAGAGAATCTCGCTTTCCCATTAAAAAAACATACGGAGTTGAGCGAAAGTGAAATGCGGGAAAGAATCATAGAAATGCTCGATATGGTTGGCCTGAAAGAAGCATTGAAAAAAATGCCATCTGAATTATCAGGTGGAATGAAAAAAAGAATTGGGCTCGCAAGATCGCTAATTCTTTTTCCAAAGATTATGCTGTATGACGAACCGACTACTGGATTAGATCCCGTTACTTCAAAAGAAATTACTCGTTTAATTCTTGAAATGCAGGACAGATTTAAGATGACAAGCATTGTTGTTACGCATGACATGATTTGTGCTATGAGCGTTGCCGATCAAATTCTAGTGCTCGAAAGTGGAAAGTTTATATTTAATGGCTCGACCGACGATTTGGTGAAATCAAAAAATATGTTTCTGCAAAACTTTTTATCCACGAAATTAGAAGATAATCCGAAGGATGCTTCGGAAAGGAGATGAGAAATGTTAAGATCATTTAAAGGTGCACGACTTGGAATTTTTACTTTTTTAGGAACAATTTTATTAATTATTGGAATTTTTGTAATTGGTAATAAGAATCTTCTTTTTAGAGAAGCCTTCGATCTTAAAGCGTACTTTCCAACAGTCGAGGGTTTACGAATTGGCGCTCCTGTGCGATTGACTGGAATTGATGTGGGTGCTGTGAAGTCGATTGAATTCATTGCAGATACTGTAAATAAAATTTTAGTTACGATGAGAATCAATTCAGATGTACAGCAATTTATTAAGAAAGATTCAAAGGCAAGCATTGAAACCGAAGGATTAGTTGGAAATAAAGTTCTTATAATCAGCGGAGGTTCTGCTGAAGTTCCGAATGTAGAGAATGGAGATTTCCTTTCAGTTAAGATGCCGCTCAGTTACGCTGAAATAATTGAAGAAACGCAAGGAATATTAAGTTATATAAAAGATATTACTCGTGAGTTCGCAACGATTTTGAAAAAAGTAAATGAAGGTGAGGGGACTGTAGGTCAGCTTATTAATGATAAAAAACTTTATCGGAGTATAGACCAAGCTACGCAAACTGCTAATAACACAATGCTCGGATTAACCGGCAGTCTTGAGGATGTGACTGGTGTTGTTACCGAGCTCGGAAAATCTGTTGTGGTTGTAATGTCGGGAGTTGATTCAGTCGTAAAAAAAATTGATAACTTAGTCATTAGAGTTGATAAAGGTGAAGGTGTGCTTGGTGCATTGATTAGCGATAAAAGCGGATATGACTCAGTCAAAGCAATCATTAATAATTTGATTACCACATCCAACGAAGCAAGACTTGGTGCAGAACGTTTCGCTGAAAACATGGAGGCGTTAAAGCACAATTGGTTGTTCAAGGGATATTTTGAAAAACGCGGTTATTGGGAACGTGCTGAGTATGAACGAGAGCTCGGTCAAAAACTTGAAGAAATCAAAACACAACAAAAAGAACTTGAGAAACGAATTAACGAATTGAGAGAGTTAGAGAAAAGAGTTGATGAGGTGAAGAAGTAATGAGTGCTAAGTCGCTCAAAGTTACTTTTTGAAAGAATAGTTGGAAAATCTTGTTCTTACATAACCTATCAATAATTTATCATAAAAATCAGTAACTTTATTATTAATTCACACTCGCAATATGACAAATAATCTCGAAAAAAAATTAATAGTTCGGGGTGCTCGCCAGCACAATCTTAAGAATGTCAATCTTGAAATTCCGAGAAACAAGCTGGTTGTGTTTACTGGGGTAAGCGGTTCGGGCAAATCGAGTCTTGTCTTTGATACGATTTATGCAGAAGGGCAGAGACGATATGTTGAAAGCTTGTCCGCATATGCACGTCAGTTCTTAGAGCGAATGAATCGACCAGATGTTGATTTCATTCAAGGTATATCCCCTGCAGTCGCCATTGAACAAAGACCGCCGGCAAAAAATCCACGCTCAACAGTGGGAACAAATACCGAAATCTACGACTATCTAAGATTGCTATTTGCGCGAGTGGGGAAAACATACTGTACAGTTTGCAGCAATATTGTAAAAAAAGATTCAACTAATTCAGTCATTGATAAACTTAAAGTGTTTCCCAATGAGCACAAACTATTAATTGCCTTTCCGCTTCATGTTCATGGAAAAAAATCTTTGAAAGATGAATTTAAAAATCTGCTCAGTAAGGGCTTTTTCAGGATCTATTCTAAAGGAAAAATTCACGATATCAATGAATGGAAAAATCCCAGATTAAAGAAAGAAGAAATTAAAGTCATCGTAGAACGTATTTCGCTGGATAAAGCTAATGTGGACTCCCTTTATTCAGATTCGATAGAAACAGCTTTTCTAGAAGGAGATGGACGTCTTGTGTTGATTGATTTTGAAT
This region of Ignavibacteria bacterium genomic DNA includes:
- the rimO gene encoding 30S ribosomal protein S12 methylthiotransferase RimO, which translates into the protein MSTVKKKIRNRAKVNLISLGCSKNLVDSEVLLRQFEANNLKIVDEPAESEIIVINTCGFIQDAKDESLQTILEAAKLKESGQLQKLLVMGCLSQRYSEELKKEIPEVDGFFGVTDYNSVLKEIGVNFKYDLIGERKLTTPSHFAYLKISEGCDNPCSFCAIPLMRGVHKSKPQAKIISEAEHLANQGVKELILIGQDTTSYGLDISGKREIAKLLQSLCMINGIDWIRLMYAYPTQFPLDVLDIIANEEKICKYIDLPVQHISDEILKSMRRGISKRKTYELLETIKNKIPNLALRTTLITGYPTESEKCFNELVEFINQIRFDRLGVFTYSREEDTTAFELGDPIPDSTKRERRDLIMELQRDISLSKNRLLENSIVNVIVDEKINSDIIARTEKDAPEIDNEVIITSSDNNIDIGEFYSVEVTDSTEYELYGEIVK
- a CDS encoding GWxTD domain-containing protein, coding for MKKVLVYLLFFIVPAISLSQVENVSRLAVRTVNPFFYYNALNFIDEDSSLTRIDLYIQVPYTQLTFIKDGNSFQSIYEISAGIYDQNDKIITEKIWSERITLASYSESISRGGSNISLRSFRLQPGTYKIKIYMEDRESKRNATANAELNVRDFRTYSFSVSDILLVKDYSEIAGTRRIIPNITNNIVFSDSGFYIFWEFYKQSEDSLYNVNCKIKNQDGQVILDFDTPYKFLTNKNPVFLKIQKQDFKLGEYVVTVSAISNNSNEGPYNVSKKIFSRWIGVPKSVVDLNKAIEQMIYITSRENIENMLSIKEEPERFNIFMDFWKSKDPTPSTADNELMDEYYGRIDYSTKNFSNYMEGWKTDMGMVFVILGPPNNVDRYPFNYDTPAHEVWEYYNLNRKFVFVDYSGFGDYRLLNRDYSEWFKYR
- a CDS encoding carbohydrate kinase family protein, with protein sequence MSAYRSDIIVLGTIVFDIFVPEVSAFPKKGSAVAMSDFPTSIGGCGVNSAIVLSQLGAKVSLIGSSGKDIFGKYILEELSKCNVDSSMLNVDEKFPTSTSILFIDKKGERSYLHSSGANKKIIINDDVLAGISSAKIFHIGGALLIPGFDGKLMSNTLKWAKKNKTLTSVDLGWDTSNKWMKKLNSSLPSIDILMLNDAELKALTKKRNLETAVNFLHTLGPKVIVIKLGKKGAFVSKDLLKVHVPAINVKAIDSTAAGDSFAAGFLFSILKGGNLIDSVKLGNTLGALAVQKYGSLSTGVIFSKVLNFAKQNYDFNGLA
- a CDS encoding 1-phosphofructokinase family hexose kinase: MILTVSLNPLLEKTFFYDKVNYNDVNRASSILLSAGGKGINVSRQLNHLRVDNLATGFLGGENGKRIKSILHKENIKNSFHRIKSETREGIVIVDSNNVHTSFFEPDPFISKIEVDEFIGKTKKSILNSEMIIISGSAPENPNGEDCSRIFAELIAFGNELDKFTIVDTYGKKLNQIYSNPPLVAHANIKEVETSLGISISNEDDMINFLKSDVIGGIKIYFLTNGEQPFFAVNQKYIYRIEPLEVNTLNSTGSGDAFMAGLIFGLHHNQPFEDILRFATVCGSLNASMMEVCRVPLDEIMRELNQVQIQKLN
- a CDS encoding ribonuclease HII produces the protein MRTYQRIEKKYFKAGYKLIAGTDEAGRGPLAGPVVAAAVVFPRKVWIDGINDSKKLSLSERLDLESKIKSKALAYSVQSVNHSTINEINILNASLLAMKKAIESLGVNPDIILVDGTKLFDSQVKAEAIIDGDNKCFSIAAASILAKNHRDRLMLEYADKFPIYNFEKNKGYPTKFHIEAILKYGPCEIHRKKFLTKIYERRIEQDSFKF
- a CDS encoding YraN family protein; its protein translation is MNDESNKTHSNSKSVGKTGEDLAENILIEAGYKIIKRNFRFGHGEIDIVAMDGDCLVFVEVKSRRTLEYGEPEYSITQSKIKQLKRIAEAYYYINKIESQECRFDVITILGDLKNNPKINHIKNAFY
- a CDS encoding carbon starvation protein A; the protein is MNIAIVMIGSLIVLIVGYRTYGRFVAKKIGVDPDVPTPAVTKNDGIDYVPTKPLILFGHHFAAIAAAGPIVGPTLAILFGYLPAWLWIIVGVIFIGAVHDFTSLFVAMREGGKSIAEVAKRTLGKQGFLFYVSFAIILCLLVIAAFLQLTAVALTSSLPPDDVNLTAGESVLHTIEISGILNIQIGGVASASVIIMTVVAPLIGWMIYKKQINVVIVSIIAFTVAFASVVIGFYYPVTLDPKVWMIIISVYVFFASWIPVWLILQPRDFVNAQILYLGLASMVIGIIAAGFNGAVINVPVSNISGAMEMPNLGLIWPFLFVTIACGAASGAHGLICGGTSCKQISSEKHAKMIGYGGMLLEGLLAVCVTLIIAGGLDFEKYKSLVYPAENPLRGNPPLAFALGLGNILNYGIGLPTVYGTIWGILLLEGFLITTIDALVRLTRYLFEELWSTFFTNPPKILMSKAFNSLIVVSFMVLLAFTNAYASIWPVFGSANQLLAALTLIAVTAWLVQKAKNYWFTAIPAGFMVITTLFSLVILLERYISASNWTLTIADTLLLILAIGVVILSFKYFYNMRVKLSTEANKN